From a single Lacerta agilis isolate rLacAgi1 chromosome 3, rLacAgi1.pri, whole genome shotgun sequence genomic region:
- the LIN9 gene encoding protein lin-9 homolog isoform X2: MPFRSSKRSRSFCEEEERQMNTRSPKRNQRVAMVPQKFTATMPTPDKKASQKIGLRLRNLLKLPKAHKWCIYEWFYSNIDKPLFEGDNDFCVCLKESFPNLKTRKLTRVEWGKIRRLMGKPRRCSSAFFEEERSALKQKRQKIRLLQQRKVADISQFKDLPEEIPLPLVIGTKVTARLRGAHDGLFTGQIDAVDTLNATYRVTFERSGLGTHTIPDYEVLSNEPHETMPIAAFGQKQRPSRFFMTPPRLHYTPSLQSPITDSDPLLGQSSWKNKFSGSDSETLGGFPVEFLIQVTRLSKILMIKKEHIKQLREMNTEAEKLKSYSMPIGIEFQRRYATIVLDLEQLNKDLNKVLHKVQQYCYELAPDQGLQPADHPTDLRRRCEEEAQEIVRQSNTSTTGQPCVQNENLTDLIARLTAILLQIKCLAEGGDLNSFEFKSLTDSLNDIKNSIDSTNISCFQNNVEIHVAHIQSGLSQMGNLHAFAANNTNRD; the protein is encoded by the exons AAGTTTACTGCAACAATGCCTACACCAGACAAAAAGGCATCACAGAAGATCGGTTTGCGGCTACGTAACTTACTCAAACTTCCTAAAGCACACAAATGGTGTATTTACGAGTGGTTCTACTCAAATATAGATAA GCCACTCTTTGAAGGTGATAATGATTTCTGTGTTTGCCTGAAAGAATCTTTTCCCAATCTGAAAACCAGAAAATTAACAAGAGTTGAATGGGGAAAGATCAGACGGTTAATGGGGAAGCCACGAAG ATGCTCTTCTGCATTCTTTGAAGAGGAAAGGTCCGCATTAAAACAGAAACGGCAAAAAATTAGACTGTTGCAACAGCGGAAGGTGGCAGATATATCCCAATTTAAAGATCTTCCAGAAGAAATTCCGTTGCCACTAGTTATAGGAACAAAGGTTACAG cacGGTTACGTGGTGCTCATGATGGACTCTTCACTGGACAGATAGATGCTGTTGACACTCTTAATGCTACTTACAGAGTAACCTTTGAGAGGTCAGGGCTTGGAACGCATACAATCCCAGATTATGAAGTTCTC AGTAATGAACCTCATGAAACCATGCCAATTGCTGCCTTTGGACAAAAACAGAGACCTTCTAGATTCTTTATGACTCCTCCTCGGTTACATTACACACCTTCCCTCCAGTCACCAATTACA GACAGTGATCCTTTACTAGGACAGTCTTCTTGGAAGAACAAATTTTCAGGCTCAGATAGTGAGACATTAGGTGGTTTTCCAGTAGAATTCCTTATCCAAGTG ACCAGATTATCAAAGATTCTTATGATCAAGAAGGAACACATCAAGCAATTAAGGGAGATGAACACAGAAGCAGAAAAATTG AAATCCTACTCAATGCCTATTGGCATTGAATTTCAGAGAAGATACGCAACTATTGTCTTAGATCTTGAACAGCTGAACAAGGATCTAAACAAGGTTTTACATAAAGTTCAACAGTATTGTTATGAG CTTGCCCCTGATCAGGGTCTACAGCCAGCAGACCATCCCACAGATCTGAGACGGAGATGTGAAGAAGAAGCTCAGGAAATTGTCAGACAGTCAAATACATCAACAACAGGACAGCCGTGTGTTCAGAATGAAAACCTGACAGATTTGATTGCTAGGCTTACAGCAATATTATTGCAGATTAAG tgtCTAGCAGAAGGAGGGGATCTAAACTCCTTTGAGTTTAAGTCTTTAACAGATTCATTAAACGACATCAAGAATTCCATAGATTCCACCAACATCAG ttGCTTTCAAAATAATGTTGAGATCCACGTTGCACACATCCAGAGTGGCCTCAGCCAGATGGGAAATCTACATGCCTTTGCTGCAAATAACACCAACAGAGACTGA